From Myxococcus stipitatus, one genomic window encodes:
- a CDS encoding M28 family peptidase, with product MPCEARLRRWVEHLAVPRHFFANARNNAWVRDELATAFERVGLSVRLQGNYRNVVALPRRAGEGPVTFVAAHYDSVPDCPGADDNASGLAVMLECARVLACSGAESPVGFLAFNAEEDGLLGSRDFVAHGLSALPCRVGVTHVLEMVGYRGDARTPRDMPLPWVPERLQVPDFIGLVANRRSNEVVDRALRLPVSSAPRVMALKTWGEIHRLVPDLTRSDHFPFWSSGHPAVLWTDTGDFRNPHYHHPSDTPDTLDYAFMRDVAGLLCAVVTTSPAHQA from the coding sequence GTGCCATGCGAAGCGCGCCTGCGTCGGTGGGTCGAGCACCTGGCGGTGCCTCGGCACTTCTTCGCGAACGCCCGGAACAACGCCTGGGTGCGGGACGAGCTGGCGACGGCGTTCGAGCGCGTGGGGCTGAGCGTGCGGTTGCAGGGGAACTACCGCAACGTCGTGGCGTTGCCGCGAAGGGCGGGGGAGGGCCCCGTGACGTTCGTGGCCGCCCACTACGACAGCGTCCCGGACTGTCCGGGCGCGGACGACAACGCGAGCGGGCTGGCGGTGATGCTCGAGTGCGCGCGGGTGCTGGCGTGCTCGGGCGCGGAGTCCCCGGTCGGCTTCCTCGCGTTCAACGCGGAGGAGGATGGCCTGTTGGGCAGCCGCGACTTCGTCGCTCACGGGCTGTCCGCCCTGCCGTGCCGGGTGGGCGTGACGCACGTGCTCGAAATGGTGGGCTACCGAGGTGACGCGCGGACGCCCCGGGACATGCCCCTTCCGTGGGTGCCCGAGCGGTTGCAGGTGCCCGACTTCATCGGGCTCGTCGCCAACCGGCGCTCCAACGAGGTCGTCGACCGGGCCCTCCGCCTGCCGGTCTCCTCGGCGCCGCGGGTGATGGCGCTGAAGACGTGGGGGGAGATCCACCGCCTCGTGCCCGACCTGACGCGCAGCGACCACTTCCCCTTCTGGTCCTCGGGCCACCCCGCGGTGCTCTGGACCGACACGGGCGACTTCCGCAATCCGCACTACCACCACCCGAGCGACACCCCGGACACGTTGGACTACGCGTTCATGCGGGACGTCGCCGGGCTGCTGTGCGCCGTCGTCACCACGTCACCGGCCCACCAGGCGTAG
- a CDS encoding DUF4336 domain-containing protein, producing the protein MSEAHAEEVPTWSDGVLPYAPLSTLKPLDEGLWWVDGPVARMRFGPVALPFPTRMVVIRLRSGGLWLWSPTAPTPGLFAEVDALGRVAHLVSPNRFHYAAIPAWKARYPHATAWASPGVRERARSQKLDVPFDADLAEEAPEAWRQDLGQLIFRGSRYVEEVVFFHHASSTLVLADLVMSLERERVHPRLRWMLALGDTFWPGQTPREVRATTWGRVPLARACYERMAGWRPRRVLVAHGRCYLDEATVRLERAFAWLR; encoded by the coding sequence ATGAGCGAGGCGCACGCCGAGGAGGTCCCCACCTGGAGCGACGGAGTCCTTCCCTACGCTCCGTTGTCGACGCTCAAGCCGCTCGACGAGGGGCTCTGGTGGGTGGATGGCCCCGTCGCCCGGATGCGCTTCGGGCCCGTCGCGCTGCCATTCCCCACGCGCATGGTGGTCATCCGGCTGCGCTCGGGCGGGCTGTGGCTCTGGTCACCGACTGCGCCCACGCCCGGGCTGTTCGCGGAGGTGGACGCGCTCGGACGCGTGGCGCATCTCGTCTCGCCCAACCGGTTCCACTACGCGGCCATCCCCGCATGGAAGGCCCGCTATCCGCATGCGACGGCCTGGGCCTCTCCAGGTGTCCGCGAGCGGGCGCGCTCGCAAAAGCTGGACGTCCCGTTCGACGCCGACCTCGCGGAGGAGGCACCGGAGGCATGGCGCCAGGACCTGGGGCAGCTCATCTTCCGGGGAAGCCGCTACGTCGAGGAGGTGGTGTTCTTCCACCACGCCTCCTCGACCCTGGTCCTCGCGGACCTGGTCATGTCGCTGGAGCGGGAGCGGGTGCATCCCCGGTTGAGGTGGATGCTCGCGCTCGGTGACACCTTCTGGCCGGGACAGACACCGCGCGAGGTGCGGGCCACGACGTGGGGGCGGGTGCCTCTGGCGCGGGCCTGCTACGAACGGATGGCGGGGTGGCGGCCCCGGCGGGTCCTGGTCGCGCACGGGCGCTGCTATCTCGACGAGGCGACCGTCCGGCTCGAACGGGCCTTCGCCTGGCTGCGCTGA
- a CDS encoding NAD(P)H-dependent oxidoreductase encodes MNILIVHAHPEPRSLNGALKDLAVRHLTAQGHQVQISDLYAMGWKAVADGGDFPRHDSRERLSYVHASKVAFASDTQLPDIAAEQRKLLWAQAVIFQFPLWWFSMPAILKGWVDRVFAYGFAYGVGTHEGERWGDRYGEGTLAGRRAMLSVTIGGREPHYSDRGVNGALDDILFPIHHGVLFYPGMEVLPPFALFHSDRLHAEQWPSIAESFTARLDGLFTDAPIPFRRQNGGHYDTRQVLKPGLGQGTAGTRLHLLQPGEPEQQLLEVAGPRLKSA; translated from the coding sequence ATGAACATCCTGATCGTCCACGCCCACCCCGAGCCACGCTCGCTCAACGGCGCGTTGAAGGACCTCGCGGTGCGCCACCTGACGGCCCAGGGCCATCAGGTCCAGATATCGGACCTGTACGCCATGGGCTGGAAGGCGGTGGCCGATGGCGGCGACTTCCCGCGACACGACTCACGCGAGCGGCTGTCCTATGTCCACGCATCGAAGGTGGCCTTCGCCTCGGACACCCAGCTCCCCGACATCGCCGCGGAGCAGCGCAAGCTGCTCTGGGCCCAGGCCGTCATCTTCCAGTTCCCCCTGTGGTGGTTCTCGATGCCAGCCATCCTCAAGGGCTGGGTCGACCGCGTCTTCGCCTACGGCTTCGCGTATGGCGTGGGCACGCACGAGGGAGAGCGTTGGGGTGACCGCTATGGCGAGGGCACGCTGGCCGGCCGCCGCGCGATGCTCTCCGTCACCATCGGCGGGCGGGAGCCGCACTATTCGGACCGAGGCGTCAACGGCGCGCTGGATGACATCCTCTTCCCCATCCACCATGGCGTGCTCTTCTATCCCGGGATGGAGGTGCTGCCGCCGTTCGCCCTCTTCCATTCCGACCGGCTCCACGCCGAACAATGGCCGTCCATCGCCGAGTCCTTCACCGCGCGGCTCGATGGCTTGTTCACCGACGCGCCCATCCCCTTCCGCCGGCAGAATGGCGGACACTACGACACCCGGCAGGTGCTCAAGCCCGGCCTCGGACAAGGCACCGCCGGCACTCGGCTCCACCTGCTCCAGCCAGGCGAACCCGAACAGCAACTGCTCGAAGTGGCTGGCCCCCGGCTGAAGAGCGCCTGA
- a CDS encoding zinc-dependent alcohol dehydrogenase family protein, which yields MKTWELQAKPGFDALVRADRPSPSVGAGEVKVRVRAVSLNYRDVLVAKGAEKGLKAPRVPVSDGAGEVVEVGPGVQRWKVGDRVMASFFPHWVEGELSDAHHASALGGMGADGMLREEVVLPEHSWVRIPAGYSFEEAASLPCAGLTAWQALFEVTSLEPGQTVLLQGSGGVSVFALQLAKAAGARVLMTSSSADKAKRLRELGAEDVIDYRAEPRWGERAKALTGGRGVDLVVDVGGQATFDQSCAALRYGGTMSLLGVLTGGRGEVDLRAVFQRRLTVRGVYVGSVSMFERFVAALEQTGIRPIIDRVFDFDDARAAWEHLASAQHLGKVVVKVP from the coding sequence ATGAAGACCTGGGAACTGCAGGCGAAGCCGGGGTTCGATGCACTCGTGCGGGCCGACCGCCCGTCTCCAAGCGTGGGCGCGGGTGAAGTGAAGGTGCGCGTGCGCGCGGTGTCACTCAACTATCGCGACGTGCTCGTCGCCAAGGGCGCGGAGAAGGGCTTGAAGGCACCTCGCGTGCCCGTCTCCGATGGCGCGGGAGAGGTCGTCGAGGTGGGTCCGGGCGTCCAGCGGTGGAAGGTGGGCGACCGGGTGATGGCCAGCTTCTTCCCACACTGGGTGGAGGGCGAGCTGAGCGACGCGCACCATGCCAGCGCGCTCGGGGGGATGGGGGCCGACGGCATGCTCCGCGAGGAGGTGGTATTGCCGGAGCACAGCTGGGTCCGAATCCCCGCGGGCTACTCCTTCGAGGAGGCGGCCAGCCTGCCGTGCGCCGGCCTCACCGCGTGGCAGGCGCTCTTCGAGGTCACCTCCCTCGAGCCCGGCCAGACGGTGCTCCTCCAGGGGTCGGGCGGCGTCTCCGTCTTCGCGCTCCAGCTCGCCAAGGCCGCGGGCGCGCGGGTGCTGATGACGTCGAGCAGCGCGGACAAGGCGAAGCGGTTGCGGGAGCTCGGCGCGGAGGACGTCATCGACTACCGGGCCGAGCCTCGGTGGGGTGAGCGAGCGAAGGCGCTCACCGGCGGTCGCGGCGTGGACCTCGTGGTCGACGTCGGCGGGCAGGCCACCTTCGACCAGTCCTGCGCAGCGCTGCGCTATGGCGGCACGATGAGCTTGCTGGGCGTGCTCACCGGTGGGCGCGGAGAAGTGGACCTGCGCGCCGTCTTCCAGCGCCGGTTGACCGTGCGAGGCGTCTACGTCGGCTCGGTCTCCATGTTCGAGCGCTTCGTCGCCGCGCTCGAGCAGACCGGCATCCGCCCCATCATCGACCGCGTCTTCGACTTCGACGACGCGCGCGCCGCCTGGGAGCACCTCGCGAGCGCCCAGCACCTGGGCAAGGTCGTCGTGAAGGTTCCTTGA
- a CDS encoding winged helix-turn-helix transcriptional regulator: protein MTRKRDDDSNTNCAVEASLGVIGGRWKGVVLYWLLKGTHRFGELRKRLPNCSQRMLTLQLRELEEDGLVKRTVYAEVPPRVEYELTAFGRSLEPVLLGLRDWGEKYKRRLQRVA from the coding sequence ATGACTCGAAAGCGCGACGACGATTCGAACACGAACTGCGCCGTGGAGGCGTCCCTCGGCGTCATCGGTGGGCGTTGGAAGGGCGTGGTGCTGTACTGGCTGCTGAAGGGCACGCACCGCTTCGGTGAGCTGCGCAAGCGCCTGCCGAACTGCAGTCAGCGGATGCTCACCCTGCAGCTTCGCGAACTGGAGGAGGACGGGTTGGTGAAGCGCACCGTCTACGCGGAGGTGCCGCCGCGCGTGGAGTACGAGCTGACCGCCTTCGGTCGCTCACTCGAGCCCGTGCTCCTGGGCCTGCGGGACTGGGGCGAGAAGTACAAGCGGCGGCTGCAGCGCGTGGCCTGA
- a CDS encoding winged helix-turn-helix transcriptional regulator encodes MALKVRKNPATPPPDVDRRRHKEDIAAEECPLNRSMALLGGAWAPHVIYYLSARPRRFGELRIDIADISARVLSQRLRELEARGVISRTQADTTPPSTEYALTDLGRELLPIIQAIADVGRRLQDRAVERRVRPPARSSAPRLG; translated from the coding sequence ATGGCACTCAAGGTCAGGAAGAATCCAGCGACTCCGCCCCCCGACGTCGACCGGCGGCGACACAAGGAAGACATCGCGGCGGAGGAATGCCCGCTCAATCGTTCGATGGCGCTGCTCGGCGGAGCCTGGGCGCCCCACGTCATCTACTACCTGAGCGCACGGCCCCGTCGCTTCGGTGAGCTGCGCATCGACATCGCGGACATCTCCGCGCGCGTGCTCAGCCAGCGCCTCAGGGAGCTGGAGGCCCGGGGCGTCATCTCCCGAACCCAGGCCGACACCACGCCCCCTTCGACCGAGTACGCCCTCACCGACCTCGGACGGGAGCTGCTCCCCATCATCCAGGCCATCGCGGACGTGGGCCGTCGACTCCAGGACCGCGCGGTGGAGCGGCGCGTCCGCCCTCCCGCGCGGAGCTCCGCGCCCCGCCTCGGCTGA
- a CDS encoding NAD(P)H-binding protein — MMVVLGGTGNVGRELVQQLAEAGEDVVAVARNPPGQSPSSRIRYVAGDVSDAASLASSLRGADGVFLLVPGAGAGLDAGALRKQFEAAGVSRLVMLSSLAAGSRPTAISHEPMRGLERVFRDSSLRWTFLRPGGFASNALAWVPSVRAERSVAAPFADVALPVIDPADIAAVAARVLLEDGHAGQVYELTGPVGITPREQAAVIARALGTPLRFVEWSRAQARDMMLRFMPEPVVEGTLDILGTPTEEERRVSPDVERVLGRPASPFSAWVARNIAAFG, encoded by the coding sequence ATGATGGTCGTGTTGGGCGGAACAGGCAATGTGGGGCGTGAGTTGGTCCAGCAGCTCGCGGAGGCGGGCGAGGATGTGGTGGCGGTGGCGCGCAATCCTCCCGGGCAGTCACCCTCGTCGCGAATCCGGTATGTCGCGGGGGATGTCTCCGACGCCGCGTCGCTGGCGTCGAGCTTGCGAGGCGCGGACGGTGTCTTCCTGCTCGTCCCGGGAGCGGGCGCGGGGCTGGACGCGGGCGCTCTCCGGAAACAGTTCGAAGCCGCGGGCGTCTCACGCCTGGTGATGCTCTCGTCGCTCGCGGCCGGGTCCCGGCCCACGGCGATTTCCCATGAACCCATGCGGGGGCTCGAGCGCGTGTTCAGGGACTCCTCGCTCCGCTGGACGTTCCTGCGACCGGGGGGCTTCGCGTCGAACGCGCTGGCCTGGGTCCCCTCCGTGCGCGCCGAGCGGAGCGTCGCGGCTCCCTTCGCCGACGTGGCGCTCCCGGTCATCGACCCGGCGGATATCGCGGCCGTCGCGGCGCGCGTGCTCCTCGAGGACGGACACGCCGGCCAGGTGTACGAGCTCACCGGGCCGGTTGGCATCACGCCGCGTGAGCAGGCCGCCGTCATCGCCAGGGCGCTGGGGACACCCCTTCGCTTCGTCGAATGGAGCCGCGCGCAAGCCCGGGACATGATGCTGAGGTTCATGCCCGAGCCCGTGGTGGAGGGGACGCTCGACATCCTCGGGACGCCGACGGAGGAGGAGCGGCGTGTCAGCCCCGACGTGGAACGGGTGCTCGGGCGGCCCGCGAGTCCCTTCTCCGCGTGGGTGGCTCGCAACATCGCCGCGTTCGGCTGA
- a CDS encoding class I SAM-dependent methyltransferase encodes MAAQYDDIGEKVADWDVLPVRAEFIEGHTFFKVLGPVQGLDVLDLACGDGLYTRQLKARGARRTVGVDVSEEMIRGARQREAEHPLGIEYHVSDVAELPPLGTFDRVTAIYLLHYATSPEHLLRMCRNIHAHLKPGGAFVTYSFNPGFSAKGPNSTKYGITMLSFPESPREGQAISAVLHTKTPFTIHFSYWSQATYEHALREAGFRSLTWTRPECSPEGLRLKGQAFWQDYLDNPHAVALRCER; translated from the coding sequence ATGGCCGCTCAATACGATGACATCGGGGAGAAGGTCGCGGACTGGGACGTGCTGCCGGTGCGCGCGGAGTTCATCGAGGGACACACCTTCTTCAAGGTGCTGGGTCCGGTGCAGGGGCTCGACGTCCTCGACCTCGCGTGTGGAGACGGGCTGTATACGCGACAGCTCAAGGCGCGCGGCGCCCGGAGGACGGTCGGCGTGGATGTCTCCGAGGAGATGATTCGCGGCGCGCGACAGCGGGAAGCGGAGCACCCCCTGGGCATCGAGTACCACGTGTCCGACGTGGCGGAGCTGCCGCCCTTGGGCACCTTCGACCGGGTGACGGCCATCTACCTCCTGCACTACGCGACGTCACCCGAGCACCTGCTCCGCATGTGCCGGAACATCCATGCCCACCTGAAACCCGGAGGGGCCTTCGTCACCTACTCCTTCAACCCGGGGTTCAGCGCGAAGGGCCCCAACAGCACGAAGTACGGCATCACGATGCTGTCCTTCCCGGAGAGCCCCCGGGAAGGACAAGCCATCTCCGCGGTGCTGCACACGAAGACGCCCTTCACCATCCACTTCTCCTACTGGAGCCAGGCGACGTACGAGCATGCGTTGCGCGAAGCGGGTTTCCGCTCGCTCACCTGGACCCGCCCCGAGTGCTCCCCCGAAGGACTGCGGTTGAAGGGGCAGGCGTTCTGGCAGGACTATCTCGACAATCCCCACGCGGTCGCGCTGCGCTGCGAGCGGTGA
- a CDS encoding MxcI: MRREVKSGKSSFARGLVAVAALALASCGDDEPSDPGEGGNDGARFLVHSAVETNGSRMNYFTLVDSLDEARVLDYSRSLELPGRPRLYAAQGVGFFAIGSGESPTITRYEVRDGALVAGERLSFQDLGVKNLGAQAVLFVSATKAYYKDSAQGQIIVWNPREMVIEKTLPLPKEFTKQGYATGLSQWASREGEAFFSVGWSTSTYDTVLPGTVLVRIDTATDELSWAEDGRCRDLSKTARVGDTLYFFSGVINGLGHAVKKDTNAGQPDCHLRISPGSRTFDSDFVGSVAPALGADKEGFIVSVGEDGTAWLQVADTTITPTAPGTTYSEWYSKGWSWWKVPFATLTGATRVPGEPGAYNSFTITAGSDFFISQSASDYSTSTLMELSSGTPKSGVSFPGFVLDVARIR; the protein is encoded by the coding sequence ATGCGACGTGAAGTGAAGTCCGGCAAGAGCAGCTTCGCGCGGGGGCTCGTGGCCGTCGCGGCCCTGGCCCTGGCCTCCTGCGGTGACGACGAGCCGTCCGACCCGGGCGAGGGGGGGAACGACGGGGCGCGGTTCCTGGTGCACTCCGCCGTCGAGACGAACGGCAGCCGGATGAACTACTTCACCCTGGTGGACTCGCTCGACGAGGCGCGGGTGCTGGACTACTCGCGCTCGCTGGAGCTGCCGGGGCGTCCCCGTCTCTACGCGGCGCAGGGCGTGGGCTTCTTCGCCATCGGCTCGGGGGAGTCTCCCACCATCACCCGCTACGAGGTGCGCGACGGAGCGCTGGTGGCGGGGGAGCGCCTCTCGTTCCAGGACTTGGGCGTGAAGAACCTGGGGGCCCAGGCGGTGCTCTTCGTGAGCGCCACGAAGGCCTATTACAAGGACTCCGCGCAGGGGCAGATCATCGTCTGGAACCCGCGGGAGATGGTCATCGAGAAGACGCTGCCGCTGCCCAAGGAGTTCACCAAGCAGGGCTACGCCACCGGCCTGAGCCAGTGGGCCAGCCGCGAGGGTGAGGCGTTCTTCTCGGTGGGCTGGTCCACGTCCACCTACGACACGGTGCTGCCGGGGACGGTGCTGGTGCGCATCGACACGGCGACGGACGAGCTGAGCTGGGCGGAGGACGGGCGGTGCCGCGACCTGTCGAAGACGGCCCGCGTGGGTGACACGCTCTACTTCTTCAGCGGCGTCATCAATGGCCTGGGGCACGCGGTGAAGAAGGATACCAACGCGGGCCAGCCGGACTGCCACCTGCGCATCTCCCCGGGCAGCCGGACCTTCGATTCGGACTTCGTGGGCTCCGTGGCGCCCGCGCTCGGCGCCGACAAGGAGGGCTTCATCGTCTCCGTGGGCGAGGATGGCACGGCCTGGCTCCAGGTCGCGGACACCACCATCACCCCGACCGCGCCGGGAACCACCTACAGCGAGTGGTACAGCAAGGGCTGGAGCTGGTGGAAGGTTCCCTTCGCGACGCTGACGGGCGCCACGCGCGTGCCGGGCGAGCCGGGGGCCTACAACAGCTTCACCATCACCGCGGGCTCAGACTTCTTCATCAGCCAGAGCGCGTCCGACTACTCCACCTCCACCCTGATGGAGCTGTCCTCCGGGACACCCAAGTCGGGTGTGTCCTTCCCGGGCTTCGTCCTGGACGTCGCCCGCATCCGCTGA
- a CDS encoding PepSY-associated TM helix domain-containing protein — protein sequence MRLKSGTYRVLWEAHAWAGAVASVLLVGMFLLGVVSLFRHELMPWQEPRLRAGAVVDEARALGTLQSWLDARADLPAQLDVDLPAPYSPWLRLEWKEAGGSKAAVWLDPATGEQAPERSDLSYFLFLVHFLYPLPGGMLVAGLVAIVLLLVVGTGLVIQVGRFQKDLVRFRPREALRTMWGDLHKVLGSIGLPYQAVMAWTAAIICINAAVLQPVMVRTAFDGDLDAGLATLGYPRGAKPSKQPAAAPRVATLLEQARGALPDARHYRFSMRNLGDASAYVDVRGYARAGLHEFTVVRVSRTGEVLHVRQAGGPGATAKLLEAAYVLHSGLYAGMGMRLVYALLGLFSALCVVTGNLVWLERRSRGMRWVDVALARFTAGGCGGAAFSLAAVFLANQLLPDSLPRRPDWEHGIFYASWCACVLGALAYPRAKAWAQHLLALSGAILVVLPWLDAWRHARRVFDPVGSPYVFCADVGLALLGAVFLVSAWVIGRISPRDPRTAEMPLPIPAHEGR from the coding sequence ATGAGGCTCAAGTCCGGCACCTACCGCGTCCTCTGGGAAGCCCATGCGTGGGCAGGGGCGGTGGCCTCCGTGCTGCTGGTGGGCATGTTCCTGCTCGGCGTGGTGTCGCTGTTCCGGCACGAGCTGATGCCCTGGCAGGAGCCTCGCCTCCGCGCGGGCGCCGTCGTCGACGAGGCGCGGGCGCTGGGGACGCTCCAGTCCTGGCTGGATGCCCGCGCCGACCTGCCCGCCCAACTCGACGTGGACCTGCCGGCGCCGTACTCGCCCTGGCTGCGGCTCGAGTGGAAGGAGGCGGGGGGCTCGAAGGCCGCCGTCTGGCTGGACCCCGCCACGGGGGAGCAGGCGCCGGAGCGCAGCGACCTGAGCTACTTCCTGTTCCTGGTGCACTTCCTCTACCCGCTGCCGGGCGGGATGCTGGTGGCGGGCCTGGTCGCCATCGTCCTGCTGCTGGTGGTGGGCACGGGCCTGGTCATCCAGGTGGGGCGCTTCCAGAAGGACCTGGTGCGCTTCCGGCCCCGCGAGGCGCTGCGCACGATGTGGGGCGACCTGCACAAGGTGCTCGGGAGCATCGGCCTGCCCTATCAGGCGGTCATGGCGTGGACGGCGGCCATCATCTGCATCAACGCCGCGGTGCTCCAGCCGGTCATGGTGCGCACGGCCTTCGACGGCGACCTGGACGCGGGGCTGGCGACCCTCGGCTATCCCCGGGGCGCGAAGCCCTCGAAGCAGCCGGCCGCGGCCCCGCGGGTCGCCACGCTGCTGGAGCAGGCGCGAGGCGCGCTGCCGGACGCGCGGCACTATCGCTTCTCCATGCGCAACCTGGGGGACGCCTCGGCGTATGTCGACGTCCGGGGGTACGCGCGCGCGGGGCTCCACGAGTTCACCGTCGTGCGCGTGTCGCGGACGGGAGAGGTGCTGCACGTGCGGCAGGCGGGCGGACCGGGCGCGACGGCGAAGCTCCTCGAGGCCGCGTACGTGCTCCACTCCGGGCTCTACGCGGGCATGGGCATGCGGCTCGTGTACGCATTGCTGGGCCTCTTCAGCGCGCTGTGCGTCGTGACGGGGAACCTGGTGTGGCTGGAGCGGCGCTCGCGCGGCATGCGCTGGGTGGACGTCGCCCTCGCGCGCTTCACCGCCGGCGGCTGCGGGGGCGCGGCCTTCTCGCTCGCGGCCGTGTTCCTGGCCAACCAGCTGCTGCCGGACTCCCTGCCGCGCCGGCCGGACTGGGAGCACGGCATCTTCTACGCGAGCTGGTGCGCCTGCGTGCTGGGCGCGCTCGCCTACCCTCGCGCGAAGGCGTGGGCTCAGCACCTGCTCGCGCTGTCCGGAGCCATCCTCGTCGTCCTTCCCTGGCTGGATGCCTGGCGCCACGCGCGTCGGGTCTTCGACCCGGTGGGCTCGCCCTACGTGTTCTGCGCGGACGTGGGGCTCGCGCTCCTGGGCGCCGTGTTCCTCGTCTCGGCGTGGGTCATCGGGCGCATCTCGCCGAGAGATCCTCGCACCGCCGAGATGCCACTGCCGATTCCCGCGCACGAGGGCCGGTGA